From the Flavobacterium gyeonganense genome, the window ACTGTCCAAATACCGCAGCACTCGATGCTCTGATTCTTGCATCAGTTTTAATTCCGTAACCTTCAAAAAGACCTGGTGTTTTCCATAAATTGCTTGTTGTACTTTGAGAAAATCTCCATTGTGCACTTCCTGATTCTTCTGTACCATCTGTTTGTGATGTCTGATCGATAAAGAATACACCTGCAACACCACTAATTTTCGACGAAAGCTGACCAGCATATCGAACTTCCTGTGTAATTTGAGTTTGTCTTGTAGGGTTTTGTGATTTTGCCAAAACCTGTAATCCTGTAAAATCCCTGTCATTTGATGGATCCCAGTTCCAAAAACGCCATGCAGTTGTTGATGTTAATGTTCCGCCACCAATTTTAGTGTCAATATTTAAGGATATACCTCCCATGTCCTGTCCTGATCTCCAGGGTGTATCCTGATCAATTTTACGGTCAAATGCATTTCTGCTTGGAAGTTGATAATTTAAATCGGCAATAATAGCATCAAATTGTCGATAAGCAGCTCTGTTTGTTGGCGCAACACCTGCGATTACCTGCGCATATCCGTCGGGACGCTGTGTTGTGATATCTGCAGCTAATATAATATTGGTATTTTCTGAAGGATTATAAAGTAACTGTCCTCTGATTCCTTGGTTATTAAGGGTATTTGTAGCTCTTCCTGTTGCAATATTGTCAACCAGACCATCACGTTGTGTACCAGAAAAAGAAAGGCGTCCGGCAATTTTTTTGCTTAAAGCACCTGTAACAGAAGCTTTAGCCTGAAGGAATGCATAGTTTCCGTAACTCACTTCAAAATCTGCACCGGATGTAAAACTTGGTTTACGAGTTGTAATGTTAAAGGCTCCTGATGTAGTGTTTTTACCAAACAGTGATCCTTGTGGTCCACGTAAAACTTCAATTCTTTCTACATCCACAAAATCTAAAGTTGTAGCTGCCGGACGTGCATAATAAACTCCGTCAACATAGAAACCAACACCCGGGTCAATACCATCATTAGTAAGTCCGTATGGAGAACCTAAACCACGAATATTGATACCTGTGTTTCTTGGATTGGATGAATATAATTGAACAGATGGAACCAGTTCTTTAATACGATTTACATTAAAAGCTCCGGCTTGCTCAGCTTGTTTTCCAGTTACAACTGAAACTGCAATTGGAATATCCTGAACTTTTTCTATTCTTCGTCTGGAAGAAACCACAACTTCGATAAGTTCATTTTCTTCTTTTAATGCGACTTCTAATACAGGAACAGGTAAGGTTGTAACCTCTACTTCGATAGTTTTATAACCTACATATTGCACTAAAAGTGTAAAAGGGAGATTTTTGCCATTTGTGTCAAGGCTAAATTTTCCATTTTCATCAGCAATAGTACTTATAATTGTTCCTTTGATAACCACATTGGCTGCACCTAGAGGAATTTTTTGTGAGTCTGTAATTTTACCTTCAATATTTTGTGCAAATGAAACGGAGAAAGTTATAATTGAAAGTAGTGTAAATATATTTTTTATAGAATTTTTCATTTTTATATTATGTATATGTAATTAGTAGAATTTATTTTTAAATTTTTTTTACCAGCACATACACATCATAGAAGAATTATTTTTCACTGCTGTGAAAATTATATTGTTACTTTTTTTCAAAAGATTTTTCGATAAATAAGACTTGCTTGATTTTACTTTCATTGTTCAAAAAATTGTAATGGTTGTTAATTATTTTTTGGCAAATATATATAAAATCTATCAGTTTAGTAGGGTTTGAAAAAATATTTTTTATTTTTTTATCAATGAGGCTATTGTTATGTTTTGCATTGCTTTTAAAGTTTCATCACGAATAATCATCAAACCGTGTCTCAGACTGCATTCTTCCTCAGTTTTACAATCTAGGCAACGCTCATAAAAATTTAAAGAAGCACAAGGCAAAAGTGCAATTGCCCCATCAAATAAACGATGAATTTCTGCCAGTGTGATGTCATTTTTGGATTTTATCAGATAATATCCGCCAAATTTTCCCTGTTTACTGCTCACAAAACGTCCTCGTTTTAGGTCTAATAAAATTTGTTCCAAAAACTTTTTAGGAATATTAGCACCTTCAGCAATTTCTATAGTTTTAGAAATGTGATCTTCCTCTTGTTCTGCTAGATAAAGTAAGGCTTTAAGAGCATATTTTGCTTTATGTGATAACATTTTTTTTAATTATGAATTGTGAATTATAAATTATGAATTAATTTTTGAGTAAAATATTTTCAAAGATAACTCTACTAACTTGAAACATCAAACAAAATTTACTTTACCAGCCACCGCTAGAGCCTCCTCCTGAGAAACCGCCACCGCCAAATCCGCCACCGAAGCCACCGCCACCTCCAAAACCACCTCCGGATGATCCGCCACCGAAGCCTCCAAATCCGCTACCGCTGCTTCTGCCTAGACTGCTTAAAAGAATAACATCCATCAAACTTGGACCTCCACCGTTATTATTGCCTGAATTTCCTCCGCCTCCTCTTTTATTTCGGGAAACTAAAATTAATACAATCACTATAATAACTATAAAAGGGAGTATTGGAAAATCTTTTCCTTTACTCTGTTTTCTTTCACCTTTGAATTTTCCTTTAAAAACATCAATTATAGCATCTGTTCCTTTATCAAGACCATTATAAAAACTTCCGGCTTTGAATTCTGGAATAATAATATTTCGAATTATAGTTCCGCCTATTCCGGCAGTTAATCGGTCTTCTAAACCATAACCGGGATTAATTGCAATTTTCTTTTCGTTTTTAGCCAATAAAATAATTACACCATTGTCATCTTGCTTTGTCCCTCCAATTCCCCAGGTTTGGCCCCATTTTGTGGCTAGCTGACTAACATCTTCTCCTCTTAAACTTTCAATGGTAATAACTACAATTTGGGTTGTGGTAGAATCTGAATAACGAATTAGTTTTTCTTCGAGTTGTGTTTTTTCAGCTGCACTTAAAATATTAGCGTAGTCATAAACAGAGGTTTGAAGACTTGGCTTTTCAGGAATAGTAAACTGAGCAAAAATCCCTGTATAAGTAAAAAATGCAATTAACAATAGGCTAAACTGAAAAACTCCGTTGGAATTTAATATTTTGTTTTTGGAAAATTTCATTTATTTACCCTTTTGAGATTTCGTTAGATAATTCATTTTTATTGTCTTCTGATGACGGGAAATATTTTTTTAATTGTTCGCCGGCATTTAAAATTCCGTCAACAATTCCCTGCTTAAAGTTTCCTGCTTTAAAGTGATTTGTCATAACATCTTTAGTGCAGTCCCAAAAATCATTGGTTACAAGATCGTTTATACCCTTATCACCGCAAATGACAAAATTTTTATCATCAACAGCAAAATAAAATAAAACACCATTCTGAAGCTGGGTTTCATTCATTCGTAATTCATAAAAAACTTCTAAAGCCCTGTCAAAAGGAACTTTAGAAGTCGTTTTTTCTATATGAACTCTAATTTCGCCAGAAGTGTTTTCTTCAGCCATGCGAATAGCTTCAACTATTTCCTGCTCTTCTTCCCTGGTTAAAAAATCTTCTACTTTTGACATTTGAATTATTTTAGAGTTACGATTTTTTATTTTAGAATTTTACTTCAACTGGTTTGTCTGCTCCGGTAGAAGCTTCAAAATATGGTTTTTCTTTGTATTCGCTCAGGAACCAGCTATTAGGGATTTTCAAAATATATCCGTTGTAAACCTGAACTGATTCATTAAAACGTGTTCTTGCAGTTAAAATCTGGTTTTCGGTACTAGCAAGCTCATCTTGTAATTTCAGGAAGTTTTCATTTGCTTTTAATGTTGGATATTGCTCAACAGATACTAATAATCTTGATAAAGACGAGCTTACCCCGCTTTGTGCCTGATTGAATTGTGCTAATTGTTCCGGAGTTACATTGCTTGGGTCAACCGTTACTGAAGTAGCTTTTGCTCTTGCTTCAATTACAGCTGTTAATGTCTCTTTTTCAAAATTAGCCGCACCTTTTACGGTATTTACTAAGTTCCCAATAAGATCATTACGTCTCTGGTAAGCTGTTTGTACATTTCCCCAGTCTTTATTTACGGCCTGGCTATGCTGCAAAGCAGTATTTTTAATTCCAATTGACCAAAATGCGATAATTGCAATAAGCGCTACAATAATTCCTACGGGGATTAACCACTTTTTCATATTTTTTTAATTTAAGTTTATTTCAATTTTTAATTACAATTCGTTTTTTATATCTGTTAGTTGTGTTTTTATGGACTCTAATTTACGTATTATTTCGAATTTATCTAATGTTTTCTTCTGGCCTTCCTTTAAATGTGTTTTAGCTCCTTCAAGTGTAAAACCGCGCTCTTTGACCAAATGATAAATTAATTGTAAATTTGTAATATCTTCAGGTGTAAACATTCTGTTGCCTTTGGCATTCTTTTTAGGTTTGAGAATGTCAAATTCACTGTCCCAAAATCGTATCAAAGAGGCATTGACATTAAATGCTTTAGCTACTTCGCCAATGCTGAAATATCTTTTGTCTTTAGAAAGCTCAATATGCATGATCTTTGTTTTTCTATTTTATTCAAACTTACTACTTTTTGCAGTATTAATCTAATGATTGGTTCTCCTGATTTGCCAAATGTGAAATCGCAACATATTCTACAGCCGAAATGTTTCCGTAATAAAAATTCAGCGGATTCACGACTTTTCCATCCTTGTGTACTTCATAATGACAATGCGGTCCTTCTGATCTTCCGGTACTTCCTACATACCCAATCACATCGCCACGTTTGACACGCTGGCCGGGCCTGCAATTGTATTTGCTTAAATGAGCATATAAACTTTCATATCCAAAACCGTGCCTGATGACCACATGGTTGCCAAACCCTGATGCAGAATTGTCAGCCCTTGCCACAATACCATCACCGGTAGCATAAACTGGAGCGCCAGTATTAGCTGTGAAATCCATTCCGTTATGCATTTTTCGAACTTTCGTGAAAGGATCAATTCTATATCCAAAACCAGATGCTACCCGTTTTAAATTTTCATTTTGTACTGGCTGAATGGCAGGAATTGCGGCTAATAAATTCTTTTTAGTGCTGGCCAGCTTTAATATCACATCTAATGATTTTGACTGGATAGCCAGTTCTTTCGAAAGCTGATCAATCCGTTTAGTAGTGTTTAGGACCAATTGAGAATTATTATATCCTTCTAAATCTTTATATCTTTTGCTATCTTTAAATCCTGCTTTTCTGATAGAATCCGGAATTTCGGTTTTGTTAAAGTAAGTTCTGTAAATATTATTATCCCTGTCTTCCAAGGCCTCAGCTACGTCATCAATTTCATCCATTCTTTTATTTAAAATCGCATATTGTATTTTTAAATTCTCAATTTCCCGGGCCTGTAACCGGTCTTTTGGCGTTTCAAAATAGGAAGTATTGATTAAAAGGACAAATATTAAAAAACCAAACAGTGCTGAAGCTAGTATAAACAAGAATCCGTAACCAATTTTGATTCTCTTTTTTGTTTTTATTTTCGTATACGCCAGATTTTCTGAGTCGTAATAATATTTTACTTTCGCCATATTTTAAAATACCCTATTTTTGTAGCTTGTAAAATTAGTCAAACGAACAAAATTAGTAAATGTTTCAGTTGTTCGTGGCTTTTTTTCAAGAACAAAATTAATTAGATAATTGGGGAATTAGATAATTTAGATAATGCGCAAAATAAGGAATTTATTGTTTTAAACGATTAGTTTTTTATTATCGATTTCGAAATTAATACATTATCAAAGTTCACAAATTATCTAATTGTCTAATTTTCAAATTGACACATTAAAACAGATACATTTTCTAATTAAAATATGAAATCACAAGACGTACGTAAACAATTTCTGGACTTTTTTAAGAGCAACGGACACTTAATTGTTCCATCTGCTCCAATCGTGCTAAAAGACGACCCAACCCTTATGTTCAATAACTCGGGAATGGCCCAGTTTAAAGAATTTTTCTTAGGAAACGGAACTCCAAAAAGCCCTAGAATAGCCGATACGCAAAAATGTCTTCGTGTTTCAGGAAAACATAATGATCTTGAAGATGTAGGTTTTGATACCTATCATCATACCATGTTTGAAATGTTAGGAAACTGGTCTTTTGGTGATTATTTCAAAAAAGAAGCGATCAACTGGGCTTGGCAGCTTTTGACTGAAGTTTATAAAATTCCAAAAGAAAATCTTTATGTTTCTGTTTTTGAAGGAAGTAAAGAAGATAATGTCCCTTTTGACCAGGAAGCTTGGGATATCTGGAAAACATTAATCGATGAAGACCGAATTATTCTTGGAAACAAAAAAGACAATTTCTGGGAAATGGGAGATCAGGGACCATGCGGACCTTGTTCTGAAATTCACGTTGATTTACGTCCGGAAGCTGAAAAAGCTTTAGTTACAGGAAAAAGTTTGGTAAATAACGATCATCCGCAGGTAGTTGAAATCTGGAATAATGTATTCATGGAATTCAACCGTAAAGCTGACGGATCGTTAGAAAAACTTCCTGCACAACACGTTGATACCGGAATGGGATTTGAACGTTTGTGTATGGCTTTGCAAGGAAAAACATCAAATTATGATACGGATGTTTTTACACCGCTTATCGAAAAAGTAGAGCAAATTACGGGATTAAAATACACTTCAAACGATGCAATGACAAGTCGCGACTTGTCAATACAAGAAA encodes:
- a CDS encoding TonB-dependent receptor; its protein translation is MKNSIKNIFTLLSIITFSVSFAQNIEGKITDSQKIPLGAANVVIKGTIISTIADENGKFSLDTNGKNLPFTLLVQYVGYKTIEVEVTTLPVPVLEVALKEENELIEVVVSSRRRIEKVQDIPIAVSVVTGKQAEQAGAFNVNRIKELVPSVQLYSSNPRNTGINIRGLGSPYGLTNDGIDPGVGFYVDGVYYARPAATTLDFVDVERIEVLRGPQGSLFGKNTTSGAFNITTRKPSFTSGADFEVSYGNYAFLQAKASVTGALSKKIAGRLSFSGTQRDGLVDNIATGRATNTLNNQGIRGQLLYNPSENTNIILAADITTQRPDGYAQVIAGVAPTNRAAYRQFDAIIADLNYQLPSRNAFDRKIDQDTPWRSGQDMGGISLNIDTKIGGGTLTSTTAWRFWNWDPSNDRDFTGLQVLAKSQNPTRQTQITQEVRYAGQLSSKISGVAGVFFIDQTSQTDGTEESGSAQWRFSQSTTSNLWKTPGLFEGYGIKTDARIRASSAAVFGQLDWAITDRLHVLPGLRYNFDKKEANYKRTTYGGLQTNDPALIALKKLVYTDQAFDSSTDDTDFSGNLTLTYKFSDKINAYATYAKSYKPVGVNVAGLPTPPAGQTLSDLAVIKPEDVNHYEAGIKTSPFRNSILNLTVFNTDIKDFQTNVQAAELGVNRGYLANADKVRVRGAELDASFVISRQFSVYGAATYSDGKYIKFTNAPLPLEETGLVVDGKAVNYKDVSGSDLPGVSKWAGSLGGEYTKNARFFGNSGKFFIALDSYARSEFSSSPSASKYLIVPGYAIFNARLGFRATDGLSVHFWGRNILNKDYYEQLLPAGGNAGHYAAVLGDQRTYGITLKYSL
- a CDS encoding RrF2 family transcriptional regulator; its protein translation is MLSHKAKYALKALLYLAEQEEDHISKTIEIAEGANIPKKFLEQILLDLKRGRFVSSKQGKFGGYYLIKSKNDITLAEIHRLFDGAIALLPCASLNFYERCLDCKTEEECSLRHGLMIIRDETLKAMQNITIASLIKK
- a CDS encoding TPM domain-containing protein gives rise to the protein MKFSKNKILNSNGVFQFSLLLIAFFTYTGIFAQFTIPEKPSLQTSVYDYANILSAAEKTQLEEKLIRYSDSTTTQIVVITIESLRGEDVSQLATKWGQTWGIGGTKQDDNGVIILLAKNEKKIAINPGYGLEDRLTAGIGGTIIRNIIIPEFKAGSFYNGLDKGTDAIIDVFKGKFKGERKQSKGKDFPILPFIVIIVIVLILVSRNKRGGGGNSGNNNGGGPSLMDVILLSSLGRSSGSGFGGFGGGSSGGGFGGGGGFGGGFGGGGFSGGGSSGGW
- a CDS encoding TPM domain-containing protein: MSKVEDFLTREEEQEIVEAIRMAEENTSGEIRVHIEKTTSKVPFDRALEVFYELRMNETQLQNGVLFYFAVDDKNFVICGDKGINDLVTNDFWDCTKDVMTNHFKAGNFKQGIVDGILNAGEQLKKYFPSSEDNKNELSNEISKG
- a CDS encoding LemA family protein — its product is MKKWLIPVGIIVALIAIIAFWSIGIKNTALQHSQAVNKDWGNVQTAYQRRNDLIGNLVNTVKGAANFEKETLTAVIEARAKATSVTVDPSNVTPEQLAQFNQAQSGVSSSLSRLLVSVEQYPTLKANENFLKLQDELASTENQILTARTRFNESVQVYNGYILKIPNSWFLSEYKEKPYFEASTGADKPVEVKF
- a CDS encoding MerR family transcriptional regulator yields the protein MHIELSKDKRYFSIGEVAKAFNVNASLIRFWDSEFDILKPKKNAKGNRMFTPEDITNLQLIYHLVKERGFTLEGAKTHLKEGQKKTLDKFEIIRKLESIKTQLTDIKNEL
- a CDS encoding peptidoglycan DD-metalloendopeptidase family protein; translation: MAKVKYYYDSENLAYTKIKTKKRIKIGYGFLFILASALFGFLIFVLLINTSYFETPKDRLQAREIENLKIQYAILNKRMDEIDDVAEALEDRDNNIYRTYFNKTEIPDSIRKAGFKDSKRYKDLEGYNNSQLVLNTTKRIDQLSKELAIQSKSLDVILKLASTKKNLLAAIPAIQPVQNENLKRVASGFGYRIDPFTKVRKMHNGMDFTANTGAPVYATGDGIVARADNSASGFGNHVVIRHGFGYESLYAHLSKYNCRPGQRVKRGDVIGYVGSTGRSEGPHCHYEVHKDGKVVNPLNFYYGNISAVEYVAISHLANQENQSLD